In Myotis daubentonii chromosome 16, mMyoDau2.1, whole genome shotgun sequence, one DNA window encodes the following:
- the RPS6KB1 gene encoding ribosomal protein S6 kinase beta-1 isoform X3 translates to MDHGGVGPYELGMEHCEKFEISETSVNRGPEKIRPECFELLRVLGKGGYGKVFQVRKVTGANTGKIFAMKVLKKAMIVRNAKDTAHTKAERNILEEVKHPFIVDLIYAFQTGGKLYLILEYLSGGELFMQLEREGIFMEDTACFYLAEISMALGHLHQKGIIYRDLKPENIMLNHQGHVKLTDFGLCKESIHDGTVTHTFCGTIEYMAPEILMRSGHNRAVDWWSLGALMYDMLTGAPPFTGENRKKTIDKILKCKLNLPPYLTQEARDLLKKLLKRNAASRLGAGPGDAGEVQAHPFFRHINWEELLARKVEPPFKPLLQSEEDVSQFDSKFTRQTPVDSPDDSTLSESANQVFLGFTYVAPSVLESVKEKFSFEPKIRSPRRFIGSPRTPVSPVKFSPGDFWGRGASASTANPQTPVEYPMETSGIEQMDVTMSGEASAPLPIRQPNSGPYKKQAFPMISKRPEHLRMNL, encoded by the exons ATGGACCATGGGGGAGTTGGACCATATGAACT TGGCATGGAACATTGTGAGAAATTTGAAATCTCAGAAACTAGTGTGAACAGAGGGCCAGAAAAAATCAGACCAGAATGTTTTGAGCTACTTCGGGTACTTGGTAAAGGGGGCTATGGAAAG gTTTTTCAAGTACGAAAAGTCACAGGAGCAAATACTGGAAAAATATTTGCCATGAAGGTGCTTAAAAAG GCAATGAtagtaagaaatgctaaagataCAGCTCATACAAAAGCAGAACGGAATATTCTGGAGGAAGTAAAGCATCCCTTCATTGTGGATTTAATTTATGCCTTTCAGACTGGTGGAAAACTCTACCTCATCCTTGAGTATCTCAGCG gaGGAGAATTATTTATGCAGTTAGAAAGAGAGGGAATATTTATGGAAGACACAGCCTG CTTTTACTTGGCAGAAATTTCCATGGCTTTGGGGCATTTACATCAAAAGGGGATCATCTACAGAGACTTGAAGCCGGAGAATATCATGCTTAATCACCAAG GTCATGTGAAACTAACAGACTTTGGACTATGCAAAGAATCTATTCATGATGGAACAGTCACACACACATTTTGTGGAACAATAGAATACAT GGCCCCTGAAATCTTGATGAGAAGTGGCCACAATCGTGCTGTGGATTGGTGGAGTCTGGGAGCATTAATGTATGACATGCTGACTGGAGCA CCACCATTCACTGGGgagaatagaaagaaaacaattgaCAAAATCCTCAAATGTAAACTCAATTTGCCTCCCTACCTCACACAAGAAGCCAGAGATCTGCTTAAAAAG cTGCTGAAAAGAAATGCTGCTTCTCGTCTGGGAGCTGGTCCTGGGGATGCTGGAGAAGTTCAA GCTCATCCATTCTTCAGACATATTAACTGGGAAGAATTGCTGGCTCGGAAGGTGGAGCCCCCATTTAAACCTCTGTTG CAATCTGAAGAGGATGTGAGTCAGTTTGATTCAAAGTTTACACGTCAGACACCTGTTGACAGCCCAGATGACTCGACTCTCAGTGAAAGTGCCAACCAGGTCTTTCTG GGTTTTACATATGTGGCTCCATCTGTACTTGAAAGCGTGAAAGAAAAGTTTTCCTTTGAACCAAAAATCCGATCACCTCGAAGATTTATTGGCAGCCCACGAACACCTGTCAG CCCAGTCAAATTTTCtcctggggatttctggggaagAGGTGCTTCAGCCAGCACAGCAAATCCTCAGACGCCGGTGGAATACCCAATGGAAACAAGTGGAATAGAGCAGATGGATGTGACGATGAGTGGGGAAGCTTCAGCCCCACTTCCAATACGACAGCCGAACTCCGGGCCATACAAAAAACAAGCTTTTCCCATGATCTCCAAAAGACCAGAGCACCTGCGTATGAATCTATGA
- the RPS6KB1 gene encoding ribosomal protein S6 kinase beta-1 isoform X1 — MRRRRRRDGFYPAPDFRDREAEDMAGVFDIDLDQPEDAGSEDELEEGGQLNESMDHGGVGPYELGMEHCEKFEISETSVNRGPEKIRPECFELLRVLGKGGYGKVFQVRKVTGANTGKIFAMKVLKKAMIVRNAKDTAHTKAERNILEEVKHPFIVDLIYAFQTGGKLYLILEYLSGGELFMQLEREGIFMEDTACFYLAEISMALGHLHQKGIIYRDLKPENIMLNHQGHVKLTDFGLCKESIHDGTVTHTFCGTIEYMAPEILMRSGHNRAVDWWSLGALMYDMLTGAPPFTGENRKKTIDKILKCKLNLPPYLTQEARDLLKKLLKRNAASRLGAGPGDAGEVQAHPFFRHINWEELLARKVEPPFKPLLQSEEDVSQFDSKFTRQTPVDSPDDSTLSESANQVFLGFTYVAPSVLESVKEKFSFEPKIRSPRRFIGSPRTPVSPVKFSPGDFWGRGASASTANPQTPVEYPMETSGIEQMDVTMSGEASAPLPIRQPNSGPYKKQAFPMISKRPEHLRMNL, encoded by the exons GGTCAGTTAAATGAAAGCATGGACCATGGGGGAGTTGGACCATATGAACT TGGCATGGAACATTGTGAGAAATTTGAAATCTCAGAAACTAGTGTGAACAGAGGGCCAGAAAAAATCAGACCAGAATGTTTTGAGCTACTTCGGGTACTTGGTAAAGGGGGCTATGGAAAG gTTTTTCAAGTACGAAAAGTCACAGGAGCAAATACTGGAAAAATATTTGCCATGAAGGTGCTTAAAAAG GCAATGAtagtaagaaatgctaaagataCAGCTCATACAAAAGCAGAACGGAATATTCTGGAGGAAGTAAAGCATCCCTTCATTGTGGATTTAATTTATGCCTTTCAGACTGGTGGAAAACTCTACCTCATCCTTGAGTATCTCAGCG gaGGAGAATTATTTATGCAGTTAGAAAGAGAGGGAATATTTATGGAAGACACAGCCTG CTTTTACTTGGCAGAAATTTCCATGGCTTTGGGGCATTTACATCAAAAGGGGATCATCTACAGAGACTTGAAGCCGGAGAATATCATGCTTAATCACCAAG GTCATGTGAAACTAACAGACTTTGGACTATGCAAAGAATCTATTCATGATGGAACAGTCACACACACATTTTGTGGAACAATAGAATACAT GGCCCCTGAAATCTTGATGAGAAGTGGCCACAATCGTGCTGTGGATTGGTGGAGTCTGGGAGCATTAATGTATGACATGCTGACTGGAGCA CCACCATTCACTGGGgagaatagaaagaaaacaattgaCAAAATCCTCAAATGTAAACTCAATTTGCCTCCCTACCTCACACAAGAAGCCAGAGATCTGCTTAAAAAG cTGCTGAAAAGAAATGCTGCTTCTCGTCTGGGAGCTGGTCCTGGGGATGCTGGAGAAGTTCAA GCTCATCCATTCTTCAGACATATTAACTGGGAAGAATTGCTGGCTCGGAAGGTGGAGCCCCCATTTAAACCTCTGTTG CAATCTGAAGAGGATGTGAGTCAGTTTGATTCAAAGTTTACACGTCAGACACCTGTTGACAGCCCAGATGACTCGACTCTCAGTGAAAGTGCCAACCAGGTCTTTCTG GGTTTTACATATGTGGCTCCATCTGTACTTGAAAGCGTGAAAGAAAAGTTTTCCTTTGAACCAAAAATCCGATCACCTCGAAGATTTATTGGCAGCCCACGAACACCTGTCAG CCCAGTCAAATTTTCtcctggggatttctggggaagAGGTGCTTCAGCCAGCACAGCAAATCCTCAGACGCCGGTGGAATACCCAATGGAAACAAGTGGAATAGAGCAGATGGATGTGACGATGAGTGGGGAAGCTTCAGCCCCACTTCCAATACGACAGCCGAACTCCGGGCCATACAAAAAACAAGCTTTTCCCATGATCTCCAAAAGACCAGAGCACCTGCGTATGAATCTATGA
- the RPS6KB1 gene encoding ribosomal protein S6 kinase beta-1 isoform X2 translates to MCPDGTLNLLPWHTGMTLQPTELPGQDPFLNSLRFWGQLNESMDHGGVGPYELGMEHCEKFEISETSVNRGPEKIRPECFELLRVLGKGGYGKVFQVRKVTGANTGKIFAMKVLKKAMIVRNAKDTAHTKAERNILEEVKHPFIVDLIYAFQTGGKLYLILEYLSGGELFMQLEREGIFMEDTACFYLAEISMALGHLHQKGIIYRDLKPENIMLNHQGHVKLTDFGLCKESIHDGTVTHTFCGTIEYMAPEILMRSGHNRAVDWWSLGALMYDMLTGAPPFTGENRKKTIDKILKCKLNLPPYLTQEARDLLKKLLKRNAASRLGAGPGDAGEVQAHPFFRHINWEELLARKVEPPFKPLLQSEEDVSQFDSKFTRQTPVDSPDDSTLSESANQVFLGFTYVAPSVLESVKEKFSFEPKIRSPRRFIGSPRTPVSPVKFSPGDFWGRGASASTANPQTPVEYPMETSGIEQMDVTMSGEASAPLPIRQPNSGPYKKQAFPMISKRPEHLRMNL, encoded by the exons ATGTGCCCTGATGGGACATTGAACCTGCTACCTTGGCATActggaatgacactccaaccaactgagctacctggccaggacccaTTTTTAAATAGCCTAAGATTCTGG GGTCAGTTAAATGAAAGCATGGACCATGGGGGAGTTGGACCATATGAACT TGGCATGGAACATTGTGAGAAATTTGAAATCTCAGAAACTAGTGTGAACAGAGGGCCAGAAAAAATCAGACCAGAATGTTTTGAGCTACTTCGGGTACTTGGTAAAGGGGGCTATGGAAAG gTTTTTCAAGTACGAAAAGTCACAGGAGCAAATACTGGAAAAATATTTGCCATGAAGGTGCTTAAAAAG GCAATGAtagtaagaaatgctaaagataCAGCTCATACAAAAGCAGAACGGAATATTCTGGAGGAAGTAAAGCATCCCTTCATTGTGGATTTAATTTATGCCTTTCAGACTGGTGGAAAACTCTACCTCATCCTTGAGTATCTCAGCG gaGGAGAATTATTTATGCAGTTAGAAAGAGAGGGAATATTTATGGAAGACACAGCCTG CTTTTACTTGGCAGAAATTTCCATGGCTTTGGGGCATTTACATCAAAAGGGGATCATCTACAGAGACTTGAAGCCGGAGAATATCATGCTTAATCACCAAG GTCATGTGAAACTAACAGACTTTGGACTATGCAAAGAATCTATTCATGATGGAACAGTCACACACACATTTTGTGGAACAATAGAATACAT GGCCCCTGAAATCTTGATGAGAAGTGGCCACAATCGTGCTGTGGATTGGTGGAGTCTGGGAGCATTAATGTATGACATGCTGACTGGAGCA CCACCATTCACTGGGgagaatagaaagaaaacaattgaCAAAATCCTCAAATGTAAACTCAATTTGCCTCCCTACCTCACACAAGAAGCCAGAGATCTGCTTAAAAAG cTGCTGAAAAGAAATGCTGCTTCTCGTCTGGGAGCTGGTCCTGGGGATGCTGGAGAAGTTCAA GCTCATCCATTCTTCAGACATATTAACTGGGAAGAATTGCTGGCTCGGAAGGTGGAGCCCCCATTTAAACCTCTGTTG CAATCTGAAGAGGATGTGAGTCAGTTTGATTCAAAGTTTACACGTCAGACACCTGTTGACAGCCCAGATGACTCGACTCTCAGTGAAAGTGCCAACCAGGTCTTTCTG GGTTTTACATATGTGGCTCCATCTGTACTTGAAAGCGTGAAAGAAAAGTTTTCCTTTGAACCAAAAATCCGATCACCTCGAAGATTTATTGGCAGCCCACGAACACCTGTCAG CCCAGTCAAATTTTCtcctggggatttctggggaagAGGTGCTTCAGCCAGCACAGCAAATCCTCAGACGCCGGTGGAATACCCAATGGAAACAAGTGGAATAGAGCAGATGGATGTGACGATGAGTGGGGAAGCTTCAGCCCCACTTCCAATACGACAGCCGAACTCCGGGCCATACAAAAAACAAGCTTTTCCCATGATCTCCAAAAGACCAGAGCACCTGCGTATGAATCTATGA
- the RPS6KB1 gene encoding ribosomal protein S6 kinase beta-1 isoform X4 encodes MRRRRRRDGFYPAPDFRDREAEDMAGVFDIDLDQPEDAGSEDELEEGGQLNESMDHGGVGPYELGMEHCEKFEISETSVNRGPEKIRPECFELLRVLGKGGYGKVFQVRKVTGANTGKIFAMKVLKKAMIVRNAKDTAHTKAERNILEEVKHPFIVDLIYAFQTGGKLYLILEYLSGGELFMQLEREGIFMEDTACFYLAEISMALGHLHQKGIIYRDLKPENIMLNHQGHVKLTDFGLCKESIHDGTVTHTFCGTIEYMAPEILMRSGHNRAVDWWSLGALMYDMLTGAPPFTGENRKKTIDKILKCKLNLPPYLTQEARDLLKKLLKRNAASRLGAGPGDAGEVQAHPFFRHINWEELLARKVEPPFKPLLQSEEDVSQFDSKFTRQTPVDSPDDSTLSESANQVFLGFTYVAPSVLESVKEKFSFEPKIRSPRRFIGSPRTPVRKVFFVVEIICKTNE; translated from the exons GGTCAGTTAAATGAAAGCATGGACCATGGGGGAGTTGGACCATATGAACT TGGCATGGAACATTGTGAGAAATTTGAAATCTCAGAAACTAGTGTGAACAGAGGGCCAGAAAAAATCAGACCAGAATGTTTTGAGCTACTTCGGGTACTTGGTAAAGGGGGCTATGGAAAG gTTTTTCAAGTACGAAAAGTCACAGGAGCAAATACTGGAAAAATATTTGCCATGAAGGTGCTTAAAAAG GCAATGAtagtaagaaatgctaaagataCAGCTCATACAAAAGCAGAACGGAATATTCTGGAGGAAGTAAAGCATCCCTTCATTGTGGATTTAATTTATGCCTTTCAGACTGGTGGAAAACTCTACCTCATCCTTGAGTATCTCAGCG gaGGAGAATTATTTATGCAGTTAGAAAGAGAGGGAATATTTATGGAAGACACAGCCTG CTTTTACTTGGCAGAAATTTCCATGGCTTTGGGGCATTTACATCAAAAGGGGATCATCTACAGAGACTTGAAGCCGGAGAATATCATGCTTAATCACCAAG GTCATGTGAAACTAACAGACTTTGGACTATGCAAAGAATCTATTCATGATGGAACAGTCACACACACATTTTGTGGAACAATAGAATACAT GGCCCCTGAAATCTTGATGAGAAGTGGCCACAATCGTGCTGTGGATTGGTGGAGTCTGGGAGCATTAATGTATGACATGCTGACTGGAGCA CCACCATTCACTGGGgagaatagaaagaaaacaattgaCAAAATCCTCAAATGTAAACTCAATTTGCCTCCCTACCTCACACAAGAAGCCAGAGATCTGCTTAAAAAG cTGCTGAAAAGAAATGCTGCTTCTCGTCTGGGAGCTGGTCCTGGGGATGCTGGAGAAGTTCAA GCTCATCCATTCTTCAGACATATTAACTGGGAAGAATTGCTGGCTCGGAAGGTGGAGCCCCCATTTAAACCTCTGTTG CAATCTGAAGAGGATGTGAGTCAGTTTGATTCAAAGTTTACACGTCAGACACCTGTTGACAGCCCAGATGACTCGACTCTCAGTGAAAGTGCCAACCAGGTCTTTCTG GGTTTTACATATGTGGCTCCATCTGTACTTGAAAGCGTGAAAGAAAAGTTTTCCTTTGAACCAAAAATCCGATCACCTCGAAGATTTATTGGCAGCCCACGAACACCTGTCAG gaaagttttttttgttgttgagataATCTGTAAAACAAATGAATGA